The following coding sequences lie in one Myxococcus xanthus genomic window:
- a CDS encoding LysR family transcriptional regulator, with protein MKTTLLPQLQVFLVVARLGSFSSAARELGVSPAAVSQSMRQLETQLRVVLFARTTRSMALTDAGRRLLEGAGPGLSQVLASLMEVSAQPGEAVGRLKLTVPEIAVPFVITPVLPAFRKRHPRIEVEVVVENRLVDIVAEGYDAGVRLHEAIERDMVQVRLTEAFRFVVVGAPSYLARHGTPQKPEDLLRHECLTIRMPSSRGLYAWELERGKRNWRVPVRGGIVTNHRELTLALVEQGLGLAYAFEPLVKEALRTGRLVRVLEEYAPTVPGYFLYFPSRAQRSAPLRLFIDVAKELAVKTV; from the coding sequence ATGAAGACGACGCTCCTCCCGCAGCTCCAAGTGTTCCTCGTGGTGGCGCGCCTTGGGAGCTTCAGCTCCGCGGCCCGCGAACTCGGCGTCTCCCCCGCAGCGGTGAGTCAGTCCATGCGCCAGCTCGAAACGCAGCTGCGCGTCGTGCTCTTCGCCCGCACCACCCGAAGCATGGCACTCACCGACGCAGGACGGAGGCTGTTGGAGGGCGCAGGTCCAGGCCTCAGTCAGGTGCTCGCGAGCCTCATGGAAGTGTCGGCTCAGCCGGGCGAAGCAGTGGGGCGGCTGAAGCTGACGGTGCCCGAGATTGCCGTGCCCTTCGTCATCACACCGGTGCTGCCTGCATTCCGCAAACGCCACCCGCGGATAGAGGTAGAGGTCGTCGTCGAGAACCGCCTCGTCGACATCGTGGCGGAGGGCTACGACGCGGGTGTGCGCCTGCACGAGGCCATCGAGCGCGACATGGTGCAGGTACGCCTCACCGAAGCTTTCCGCTTCGTTGTCGTGGGCGCCCCCTCGTACCTCGCGAGGCACGGCACGCCCCAGAAGCCCGAGGACCTGCTGCGCCACGAGTGCCTCACCATCCGCATGCCTTCGAGCAGAGGGCTCTACGCCTGGGAGTTGGAGCGGGGAAAGAGGAACTGGCGGGTGCCGGTACGCGGCGGAATCGTCACCAACCACCGTGAGCTGACGCTGGCACTGGTGGAGCAGGGCCTGGGGTTGGCCTACGCCTTCGAGCCGCTGGTGAAAGAGGCGCTGCGCACGGGGCGACTCGTGCGTGTGCTTGAGGAGTACGCGCCCACCGTACCCGGTTACTTCCTCTATTTCCCCAGCCGGGCGCAGCGTTCGGCGCCGCTGCGCCTCTTCATCGATGTAGCCAAGGAACTGGCCGTCAAGACGGTATGA
- a CDS encoding aldo/keto reductase, translating to MTSGRKNKMERRSFLLSAGALATTPLLGCAASQVSAKPTAPGRRPAPKAFGRRQLGSLEVSSVGLGVQNMSRTYQTTVPSRPEMLNIIRAAFDRGVTFFDAAEAYGPHEVERILGEGVAPFRDKAVIASKFGWNIDLETGERRPGLNSRPDRIKLAVEGMLKRLRTDRIDLLYQHRVDPEVPIEDVAGAVKDLMAQGKVMHWGLSEMGPKTLRRAHAALPVSAVQNEYSMLWRGPEAVIIPLCQELGIGFVPWSPLGVGFLTGAIDAKTRFAPGDIRGIESRFAPENLPHNLTLIELVKRWAERKRATHAQIALAWLMAQMPWLVPIPGTTQMAHMLENIGAADVRFTPAELAELNSAVSAIAIRGARLPEQVLVFSGVEAPPKK from the coding sequence ATGACATCAGGACGCAAGAACAAGATGGAACGCCGCTCCTTCCTGCTGTCGGCGGGAGCCCTGGCCACCACGCCGCTCTTGGGCTGTGCGGCCTCACAGGTCTCCGCGAAGCCGACGGCGCCGGGCAGGCGGCCTGCCCCCAAGGCGTTCGGACGGCGACAACTGGGCTCACTGGAGGTCTCCAGCGTTGGGCTCGGCGTCCAGAATATGAGCCGCACCTACCAGACCACGGTCCCGAGCCGGCCCGAGATGCTCAACATCATCCGGGCCGCTTTCGACCGGGGTGTCACCTTCTTCGATGCAGCCGAGGCGTACGGTCCTCATGAGGTCGAGCGCATTCTCGGCGAGGGCGTCGCCCCCTTCCGAGACAAGGCCGTCATCGCGTCCAAGTTCGGCTGGAACATCGACCTCGAGACCGGCGAGCGCCGCCCAGGCCTCAACAGCCGCCCGGACCGTATCAAGTTGGCCGTCGAGGGCATGCTCAAGCGCCTCCGCACCGACCGTATCGACCTCCTCTACCAACATCGGGTCGACCCCGAGGTCCCAATCGAAGACGTCGCCGGGGCGGTCAAGGACCTGATGGCCCAGGGCAAGGTTATGCACTGGGGCCTGTCCGAGATGGGGCCCAAGACACTGCGCCGCGCTCATGCCGCGCTGCCCGTGAGCGCCGTCCAGAACGAATACTCGATGCTGTGGCGTGGCCCCGAAGCGGTCATCATCCCGCTGTGCCAGGAACTGGGCATCGGCTTCGTACCGTGGAGCCCGCTCGGCGTGGGGTTTCTCACGGGGGCCATCGACGCAAAGACGCGCTTCGCTCCAGGCGACATTCGCGGCATTGAGTCCCGCTTCGCTCCCGAGAACCTGCCGCACAACCTGACCCTCATTGAACTCGTCAAGCGCTGGGCCGAGCGGAAGCGTGCCACGCACGCCCAGATCGCGCTGGCCTGGCTGATGGCGCAAATGCCCTGGCTCGTCCCCATCCCGGGGACGACACAGATGGCACACATGCTCGAGAACATTGGGGCGGCTGATGTGCGCTTCACGCCGGCCGAACTGGCTGAGCTGAATAGCGCCGTCTCAGCGATCGCAATCCGCGGCGCCCGGCTCCCGGAACAGGTGCTGGTCTTCTCGGGGGTGGAGGCGCCCCCGAAGAAGTGA
- a CDS encoding alpha/beta hydrolase: MNRSAWVHLLLVASAMTTSCAKSAAVRAEGRESPGTVASGNGNNSFTLVYEGAITKNEPGKVNMQTVTYKLNGLDISANVYTPANYEPKKAYPAVVVAHPNGGVKEQVAGLYAQRLAEHGYITIAADAAYQGASGGQPRNVDKPAYRIEDIHGMADFIARYPGADVARLGLLGICGGGGYSLKAAQTDKRFKAIATLSMFNSGRVRRNGYLDSQPSTIQERLQQASAARAQEAAGGEILYSGDANLTDEQIAQLPFDLYRQGYEYYWKTHAYPGSTFKYTTSSLLDLMSFDATDQLELLDKPLLMIAGSKADSLYMTEDAFAKATGTKDKELFKIDGATHIETYWVPKYVDAAMNKLTEFFGRSLGR; encoded by the coding sequence ATGAACCGAAGCGCATGGGTCCACCTGTTGCTCGTCGCGAGCGCGATGACGACGTCGTGCGCGAAGTCCGCCGCGGTCCGCGCTGAAGGCCGCGAGTCACCGGGCACCGTCGCGTCGGGCAACGGGAACAATTCCTTCACCCTGGTCTACGAGGGGGCGATTACGAAGAATGAGCCCGGCAAGGTCAACATGCAGACCGTCACGTACAAACTGAACGGCCTGGATATTTCGGCCAACGTCTACACCCCTGCCAACTACGAACCGAAGAAGGCTTATCCGGCCGTCGTGGTTGCGCACCCGAACGGCGGGGTGAAAGAGCAGGTGGCGGGCCTGTATGCGCAGCGATTGGCGGAACATGGCTACATCACAATCGCAGCCGACGCGGCATACCAGGGGGCCAGTGGCGGTCAGCCGCGCAACGTGGACAAGCCCGCATACCGCATCGAGGACATCCACGGCATGGCGGACTTCATCGCCCGCTATCCGGGCGCCGATGTCGCGCGTCTGGGGTTGCTCGGAATCTGTGGTGGCGGCGGCTACTCGTTGAAAGCCGCGCAAACCGACAAGCGATTCAAGGCGATCGCGACCTTGAGCATGTTCAACTCCGGGCGGGTGCGTCGTAATGGCTACCTGGATTCACAACCGTCCACCATCCAGGAACGCCTGCAGCAGGCTTCGGCTGCCCGCGCCCAGGAAGCGGCTGGCGGGGAAATTCTCTATTCAGGGGATGCCAATCTGACCGATGAGCAGATCGCCCAATTGCCGTTCGATTTGTATCGGCAGGGTTACGAGTACTACTGGAAGACGCACGCGTACCCCGGCTCGACCTTCAAGTACACGACGAGCAGTTTGCTGGACCTGATGAGCTTCGACGCCACCGACCAGCTCGAACTGCTCGACAAACCCTTGCTGATGATCGCGGGCAGCAAGGCCGACAGCCTCTACATGACCGAGGATGCGTTCGCCAAGGCCACCGGCACGAAGGACAAGGAGCTCTTCAAGATCGACGGCGCCACCCATATCGAGACCTACTGGGTCCCCAAGTATGTGGACGCCGCCATGAACAAGCTGACGGAGTTCTTCGGAAGGTCGCTCGGGAGGTGA
- a CDS encoding AAA family ATPase, with protein MTVHLHVITGGPGSGKSSLIEALAVEGLAHMPEAGRAIIQHQVAIGGDALPWADRAAFAELMLGWEMRTHKEACELRRPVILDRGVPDVIGYLRVCGLPVPPHLWKAAELFRYNRRVFIAPHWPEIFGQDAERKQAPDEAKATYRSMVEVYTSLGYELLPLPQASLPERVRFVRSRIE; from the coding sequence ATGACCGTTCATCTTCATGTCATCACAGGCGGCCCCGGCTCCGGCAAAAGCAGTCTCATCGAGGCGCTGGCGGTGGAGGGACTCGCGCACATGCCCGAGGCAGGCCGTGCCATCATTCAGCATCAGGTCGCCATAGGCGGTGACGCCCTCCCTTGGGCTGATCGGGCGGCCTTCGCCGAGCTGATGCTGGGATGGGAGATGCGAACCCACAAGGAGGCCTGCGAGCTACGCCGTCCTGTCATCCTGGATCGCGGCGTTCCCGACGTCATCGGATACCTTCGGGTATGTGGTCTTCCAGTGCCGCCACACCTCTGGAAGGCCGCGGAGCTGTTTCGCTACAATCGACGTGTCTTCATCGCGCCGCATTGGCCCGAAATCTTCGGGCAAGATGCCGAGCGCAAACAGGCCCCCGACGAGGCGAAGGCGACCTATCGTTCGATGGTAGAGGTCTACACGAGCCTTGGCTACGAGCTGCTCCCCCTACCCCAGGCATCGCTCCCGGAGCGGGTGCGATTCGTGCGCTCGCGTATCGAGTAG